From Bradyrhizobium sp. NDS-1, the proteins below share one genomic window:
- a CDS encoding CpaF family protein produces the protein MKKFGRRPDEMPDSLPSLPAGLPLAMPAAPPPILNQSPPPGAPAATPVVTARREESAIHHPVMSASLRERVIEQIDPAVAATVSRDILRRQVEEIIHAIANQDRLELSGREQMLLADEIADDMTGYGPLRPLLMDQSISDIMINGPSNVYVERSGKLERLAVRFRDNDHIASVAQKIAAQVGRRVDESSPMVDCRLPDGSRVNIILPPLAIHSPCISIRKFPSRRLDMTGMVENGSMTPAIAKLLEIAGRSRLNVLVSGGTGSGKTTLLNAMSQFIDPRERVVTIEDAAELQLQQPHVISLETRPPSLEGTGQVTQRDLLWNALRMRPDRIVVGEVRGAEAFDMLQAMNTGHDGSISTVHANSTRDALTRVENMVQMGQVNLPSRAIRAQIVAALDLIVQVERMRDGQRRIIQVSEVVGLEGEVITTNDIAAFEYKEEDVHGRISGVYTSTNAIPKFKSRLVYFGLDRAWAEAMGQI, from the coding sequence ATGAAGAAATTTGGCCGCCGCCCTGACGAGATGCCGGATAGTCTGCCTTCATTGCCGGCAGGCTTGCCTCTGGCGATGCCCGCTGCACCGCCGCCGATCCTGAATCAGTCGCCGCCTCCAGGCGCGCCTGCCGCGACACCCGTCGTGACGGCAAGGCGCGAGGAAAGCGCGATTCATCACCCCGTCATGTCGGCGTCGTTGCGCGAACGCGTCATCGAGCAGATCGATCCCGCGGTCGCGGCGACGGTTTCCCGCGATATCCTGCGGCGGCAGGTCGAGGAAATCATCCACGCCATTGCCAACCAGGACCGGCTCGAACTGTCGGGCCGCGAGCAGATGCTGCTCGCGGACGAGATCGCGGACGACATGACCGGCTATGGCCCGCTCCGTCCGCTCCTGATGGATCAGTCGATCAGCGACATCATGATCAACGGGCCCAGCAACGTCTATGTCGAGCGAAGTGGCAAGCTGGAGCGGCTCGCGGTCCGCTTCCGCGACAATGACCACATCGCCTCGGTGGCGCAGAAGATCGCAGCGCAGGTCGGGCGCCGCGTCGACGAATCCAGCCCGATGGTGGACTGCCGCCTGCCGGACGGCAGCCGCGTCAACATCATCCTGCCGCCGCTCGCGATCCACAGCCCCTGCATCTCGATCCGCAAGTTTCCAAGCCGCCGGCTGGACATGACCGGCATGGTCGAGAACGGCTCGATGACCCCGGCCATCGCGAAGCTGCTGGAGATTGCCGGCCGGTCCCGGCTCAACGTGCTGGTCTCCGGCGGCACCGGCTCCGGCAAGACCACGCTGCTCAACGCCATGAGCCAGTTCATCGATCCCCGCGAGCGCGTCGTCACGATCGAGGACGCGGCGGAATTGCAGCTCCAGCAACCGCATGTGATCAGCCTGGAGACCCGCCCGCCCAGCCTCGAAGGCACCGGGCAAGTGACGCAGCGCGATCTCCTCTGGAATGCCCTGCGCATGCGTCCTGACAGGATCGTGGTCGGCGAGGTGCGCGGCGCCGAGGCCTTCGACATGCTCCAGGCGATGAACACCGGCCATGACGGCTCGATCTCCACCGTGCACGCCAACAGCACCCGCGACGCCCTGACCCGTGTCGAGAACATGGTGCAGATGGGGCAGGTCAATTTGCCCTCGCGCGCGATCCGGGCCCAGATCGTCGCGGCATTGGATCTCATCGTGCAGGTCGAGCGCATGCGCGACGGGCAGCGCCGCATCATCCAGGTCAGCGAGGTGGTCGGCCTGGAAGGCGAGGTGATCACCACCAACGACATCGCGGCCTTCGAGTACAAGGAGGAGGACGTTCACGGGCGGATTTCGGGCGTATACACGAGCACCAATGCGATCCCGAAGTTTAAGAGCCGCCTGGTATATTTCGGGCTGGATCGTGCCTGGGCCGAGGCCATGGGGCAGATATGA
- a CDS encoding type II secretion system F family protein, producing MIPQSAILIVLVLLLCATVASLWLDAREKRFDRQLTTVLKSTTTESLPTIRRSEAAPRSRLIYLLVDYRPELSYSLHPAYVLLAAFVVASAIFYVVDLFDYPISYGSIAAAIAAVVVSRGLFGWQRRRFTDRLFRQLPDTIQIVTSTVRSGLPVQEAFRTIARDMPEPTAGQFAIVCSELGTGRAPDEAVEAVYRRTGVTEYGIFAVTLGVQLKSGGSLSETLQTLGETISQRVALAARAKALAGEVIFSSRALTFAPLIIGGIIYKINPQSIEPLFQDPIGNNMLAYAVVSVVTGHFVIRWLIRRETTL from the coding sequence ATGATCCCTCAATCCGCGATACTCATCGTTCTTGTTCTCCTGTTGTGCGCCACGGTCGCCTCCTTGTGGCTCGACGCACGCGAGAAGCGGTTTGACCGTCAGTTGACGACGGTTCTCAAGTCCACGACCACGGAGAGCCTGCCGACGATCCGCAGGTCCGAGGCCGCGCCTCGTTCTCGATTGATCTACCTCTTGGTCGATTACAGGCCTGAATTGAGCTATTCATTGCATCCGGCTTACGTATTGCTTGCGGCATTTGTCGTCGCGTCCGCGATATTCTACGTTGTCGACCTCTTTGATTATCCCATTTCTTACGGGTCGATCGCAGCCGCGATTGCTGCCGTTGTGGTCAGTCGCGGTCTTTTTGGATGGCAGCGGCGTCGGTTCACCGACCGGCTCTTTCGACAGCTGCCGGACACCATTCAGATCGTAACCAGTACGGTCCGCTCCGGCCTGCCTGTGCAGGAGGCCTTTCGTACCATCGCGCGCGATATGCCGGAGCCGACCGCCGGTCAGTTCGCGATCGTATGCAGCGAACTGGGCACGGGAAGAGCTCCAGACGAAGCGGTTGAAGCGGTCTATCGAAGAACGGGCGTCACGGAATACGGTATCTTCGCGGTGACCCTCGGGGTTCAGTTGAAGTCTGGCGGCAGTTTATCCGAGACATTGCAGACTTTGGGCGAAACCATCAGTCAGCGTGTTGCCCTTGCTGCTCGCGCAAAAGCGCTGGCCGGCGAAGTGATCTTCTCGTCGCGCGCGCTCACCTTCGCGCCCCTCATCATCGGCGGAATTATTTACAAGATTAATCCGCAATCGATCGAGCCGCTCTTCCAGGACCCGATTGGCAACAACATGCTGGCTTACGCGGTCGTCTCGGTGGTTACCGGGCACTTCGTGATCCGATGGTTGATCCGAAGGGAGACGACGCTATGA
- a CDS encoding type II secretion system F family protein, which produces MTAGLGFVSLAILAATATLLLIIREMHLRALNTRVSNAVRGVPTVSHDVTGWISSIGMRYRRFHAEENLDQLRAVLKSTGLNHHKTLPIWLGIKIVSMVLLPVVIFVGALLSGSEQKDVFLLTLVGLVVGIVGPRLILFVLKRRFDAAIRLGTPDAIDLLVVCSEAGMGLEGALQRVATEMGETNPAMSRVLYGLLDDLRLLPNRFDAFEKMGLLSDGLRRFGTMISQSLQYGTPLSQVLRSIATDLRRERITKLEERAHKLGAKLTIPMVLFLLPAMFVILGGGPLLNLIRVLK; this is translated from the coding sequence ATGACCGCTGGTCTCGGTTTCGTGTCCCTTGCCATTTTGGCGGCGACTGCAACACTCCTGTTGATCATTCGTGAAATGCACCTGCGGGCATTGAACACTCGGGTGTCGAATGCCGTACGGGGCGTTCCCACGGTGTCGCACGACGTGACGGGTTGGATCTCGTCCATCGGCATGCGGTATCGGCGCTTCCACGCTGAGGAGAACCTGGATCAGCTGCGAGCCGTGTTGAAGTCGACGGGTCTCAACCATCACAAGACTCTGCCGATCTGGCTCGGCATCAAGATCGTCAGCATGGTCCTCTTGCCGGTCGTCATCTTTGTTGGTGCGCTGCTCTCGGGAAGTGAGCAGAAGGATGTTTTCCTCCTGACGCTCGTTGGTCTGGTAGTCGGGATTGTAGGACCCCGGCTCATCTTGTTTGTGCTGAAGCGGCGTTTCGATGCCGCAATCAGACTGGGGACGCCGGATGCGATAGATCTTTTGGTCGTCTGCAGCGAAGCCGGAATGGGGCTCGAGGGGGCTTTGCAGCGCGTGGCCACGGAAATGGGCGAGACAAATCCGGCCATGTCTCGCGTCCTCTACGGGCTTCTGGATGATCTCCGGTTGCTGCCAAATCGTTTCGATGCATTCGAGAAGATGGGGCTTCTATCGGATGGACTTCGCCGCTTCGGCACCATGATCAGCCAGAGCCTCCAATACGGTACGCCATTGAGTCAGGTTTTGCGCAGCATCGCCACGGATCTTCGGCGGGAGCGGATCACCAAGCTTGAGGAACGCGCTCACAAGCTCGGTGCCAAGCTGACCATCCCGATGGTGTTGTTTCTCCTGCCGGCCATGTTCGTCATCCTGGGCGGGGGGCCGCTCTTGAATCTGATCCGTGTGCTGAAGTAG
- a CDS encoding pilus assembly protein TadG-related protein — protein sequence MRNLRRCNRGSVAFAYVIALVPLVGVMALGAEAGSWHVTKQHAQSAADAAAYSGGLTLACTISASTNCDTGQDYVYRGKQFAAQNSFCNTGESFTGCALPAGTTRTVEIDRGSYSAGAWAGSTSGSFVRAVVTQQQPTYLAGILGLSTANIRAQAIVEIQNPKDLCALGLAPNTIGLTLGGSVNITGNGCGLMANNTVKYASTPTFTGSGWAVNAVNGCTNSGNCDPGVPYNYNMLPATNPLAPLNTASFNSRTGNTAPLQKITCAPGLPADVKNCYKITPNSSGTGAYKDLTVTTGDYVTFDTEGATSGTYIFYKAAIKINGGYVNCTCTSSGTGVTLVLLGDSSISISGATVSLSAPAVNSFSSLLNGVLIDDQAPTKSNNNVTINGSGNVALGGALYFPNVDVTWNGTTASTNTACTEVIANTLTMSGSAYMSTSGCAPGTIAKTQVVALVK from the coding sequence ATGCGCAACCTGCGTCGCTGTAATCGTGGCTCCGTTGCTTTTGCATACGTCATCGCGCTTGTCCCGCTGGTCGGAGTCATGGCGCTCGGGGCCGAGGCTGGATCGTGGCACGTGACCAAGCAACACGCCCAGAGCGCCGCCGATGCGGCGGCGTATTCCGGCGGCTTGACCCTCGCCTGCACAATCTCCGCAAGCACCAATTGTGATACCGGGCAGGACTATGTCTACCGCGGCAAGCAGTTCGCGGCACAGAACTCGTTCTGCAATACCGGCGAGTCGTTTACGGGCTGCGCGCTTCCGGCAGGTACGACGCGGACCGTTGAGATCGATCGGGGCAGTTATTCTGCCGGCGCGTGGGCCGGCTCGACGAGCGGCAGTTTCGTTCGCGCCGTTGTGACCCAGCAGCAGCCGACATACCTCGCCGGTATACTTGGCCTATCCACCGCCAACATCCGCGCCCAAGCGATTGTCGAAATTCAGAACCCGAAGGACCTTTGTGCGTTGGGGCTGGCTCCCAACACCATCGGACTTACGTTGGGCGGGAGCGTCAATATCACCGGAAATGGTTGTGGGCTGATGGCGAATAATACCGTCAAATATGCGAGCACTCCGACATTCACCGGTTCGGGTTGGGCTGTGAATGCTGTCAATGGCTGCACCAATTCGGGCAATTGCGATCCCGGGGTGCCCTATAATTACAACATGCTGCCCGCGACGAATCCGCTTGCGCCATTGAATACTGCATCGTTCAACAGCAGAACCGGCAATACGGCGCCACTACAGAAAATAACGTGCGCCCCTGGGTTACCTGCTGATGTCAAGAATTGCTATAAGATCACTCCGAACAGTTCGGGCACGGGGGCATACAAGGACCTCACCGTGACGACAGGGGACTACGTAACTTTTGACACAGAAGGCGCAACGTCCGGCACGTATATCTTTTATAAGGCGGCGATTAAGATCAACGGCGGATACGTCAACTGCACGTGCACGAGTTCAGGAACAGGCGTAACCCTCGTTTTGCTGGGGGACTCGAGCATTTCCATCAGTGGCGCTACGGTCAGTCTCTCCGCTCCTGCAGTCAACTCCTTCTCTTCTCTTCTGAATGGCGTTTTGATCGACGATCAGGCCCCGACCAAGAGCAACAACAATGTCACCATCAACGGCAGTGGTAACGTTGCTCTGGGCGGCGCGCTCTATTTCCCCAATGTCGATGTGACGTGGAACGGAACAACGGCCAGTACAAATACGGCCTGTACGGAAGTGATTGCCAATACTCTCACCATGAGCGGTAGTGCCTACATGAGCACGTCAGGCTGCGCGCCGGGCACCATCGCCAAAACCCAAGTCGTTGCTCTGGTGAAGTGA
- a CDS encoding TadE family protein: MRKLDNRGVAALEFCVVGGVFFMLVFAIVDFGRYAITMQSLRHLAGAGARAMMIQCYTPAVISNNSPSGCTGDYMTSTEKQNTAPFLYAGGLSPTLATTSGGGMLTVTASQPDFAMLVPIWGSSLNAPSASTQVPFSP; the protein is encoded by the coding sequence ATGAGGAAGCTCGACAATCGCGGAGTGGCGGCCCTCGAGTTCTGCGTGGTTGGCGGGGTGTTCTTCATGCTGGTGTTCGCGATCGTCGATTTCGGACGTTATGCGATCACGATGCAGTCGCTTCGGCATCTCGCGGGAGCCGGCGCCCGTGCCATGATGATCCAGTGCTATACGCCTGCTGTCATCAGCAACAACTCACCCTCGGGCTGTACGGGTGACTATATGACCAGCACGGAGAAGCAGAATACGGCCCCGTTCCTCTATGCCGGTGGTCTAAGCCCGACGCTCGCCACAACATCGGGAGGAGGAATGCTGACGGTCACGGCGTCTCAGCCGGATTTTGCAATGCTCGTTCCGATCTGGGGATCGTCCCTGAACGCGCCGAGCGCCTCGACCCAGGTTCCGTTCTCTCCATGA
- a CDS encoding type II and III secretion system protein family protein, protein MGGGRVFMRAGAGRFALGVLALGAGLALVGSADRAGAADRRVSGGGVFVSEMNDVQRVKVIVNKSRTFRVDQAFATIVAGSSDIADVKSLSDHLIYIQGKQTGTTNVILLDSSMKQIGILDVEVAIDTNSLQQNIRASTGSQGIRVSSSEGQVVLSGTASDAVTAERAVAIATGTLPKGGTVVNAMNVAAPQQVMLEVRFLEVFRKAGRDLGVNLYAANANGTNIGQTGLGDVTQAGRTPIGGNAPPSTLPLLGTAGTLASGAVPYGALLTSVLRLNNGMSIDSLVTALETKGMIRRLAEPNLMALSGDAARFLAGGEFPVPIPNTTSTGFPTITIDYKKFGVELAFVPTVLSRGVINLRVEPSVSELDFANAVTIQGTRIPALTRRDARTTVELRDGQSFAIAGLLQTRNREDVSQLPWIGSVPVLGTLFRSASYQQEETDLVIIVTPRLVAPAAPGQQLASPLDSRLPPNDVDFFLNGQMEVRKRYNDYVNSGGEVKGPYGHIIAPELRAPPPPPPADQTVVKTLN, encoded by the coding sequence ATGGGTGGCGGTCGCGTTTTCATGAGGGCCGGAGCTGGGCGTTTCGCCCTGGGCGTTTTGGCTCTGGGCGCCGGCCTTGCTTTGGTCGGCTCCGCGGATCGCGCCGGCGCGGCCGACCGGCGCGTATCCGGCGGCGGCGTTTTCGTCAGCGAGATGAACGACGTCCAGCGCGTCAAGGTCATCGTCAACAAGTCCAGGACCTTCCGGGTTGACCAGGCCTTCGCGACCATCGTCGCGGGCTCGTCCGACATTGCCGACGTCAAGTCGCTGAGCGATCACCTGATCTACATCCAGGGCAAGCAGACCGGCACCACCAACGTCATCCTGCTCGACTCCTCGATGAAGCAGATCGGCATCCTCGATGTCGAGGTTGCCATCGACACCAACAGCCTGCAGCAGAACATCCGCGCCAGCACCGGCTCGCAAGGCATTCGCGTCTCGTCGTCTGAGGGGCAGGTGGTGCTGAGCGGGACGGCGAGCGACGCCGTCACCGCCGAGCGCGCCGTGGCGATTGCCACCGGTACGCTTCCAAAAGGGGGCACGGTCGTCAACGCCATGAACGTTGCAGCGCCTCAGCAGGTGATGCTGGAAGTCCGCTTCCTCGAAGTTTTCAGGAAGGCTGGACGTGATCTCGGCGTCAACCTGTATGCCGCCAATGCGAACGGCACCAATATCGGGCAAACTGGCCTCGGAGACGTCACTCAAGCAGGGCGCACTCCCATCGGGGGGAATGCTCCTCCCAGTACGCTTCCTCTGCTTGGCACTGCAGGCACGCTGGCGAGCGGAGCGGTCCCGTACGGCGCATTGCTTACGAGCGTGCTAAGGCTCAATAACGGCATGTCGATCGACAGTCTGGTAACGGCGCTTGAAACCAAGGGGATGATACGTCGCCTGGCCGAGCCGAACCTTATGGCGCTATCGGGCGATGCGGCGCGTTTTCTGGCCGGCGGCGAATTCCCGGTGCCAATACCAAACACGACCTCGACCGGCTTTCCCACCATTACGATCGACTACAAGAAGTTCGGCGTCGAACTGGCCTTCGTGCCCACCGTTCTCTCGCGCGGCGTGATCAATCTTCGGGTTGAGCCGTCAGTCAGCGAACTCGATTTCGCCAACGCGGTGACGATTCAGGGGACACGAATTCCTGCCTTGACGCGTCGCGACGCGCGGACCACGGTCGAGCTGCGCGACGGCCAGAGTTTTGCCATCGCCGGCCTGCTCCAGACACGAAACCGCGAGGACGTCTCTCAATTGCCCTGGATCGGCTCGGTGCCGGTGCTCGGCACGCTGTTCCGCTCCGCGTCTTACCAGCAGGAGGAAACCGATCTCGTCATCATCGTCACGCCGCGGCTAGTTGCGCCGGCCGCGCCGGGCCAGCAACTGGCCTCGCCGCTGGATTCGCGGCTGCCGCCCAACGACGTCGATTTCTTCCTCAACGGCCAGATGGAAGTCCGCAAGCGCTACAACGATTACGTCAATTCCGGCGGCGAGGTGAAGGGGCCCTATGGCCACATCATCGCGCCTGAGCTCAGGGCGCCGCCTCCGCCGCCTCCCGCCGACCAGACCGTCGTGAAAACCCTCAACTGA
- a CDS encoding tetratricopeptide repeat protein translates to MRRLILMLTCCWLATGLAACDYTVRQAAIVAPVDAGGPDPVQEPTDVKYYPSDEPVRLGLEHFNRGNYGIANRYFRDGVEKSPKDLTAWMGLAASYDRLRRFDLADQAYAQAVRLGGETVQLLNDQGYSYMLRGNLSAARRKFEKAYALDPGNPVIANNLELLNGSRRFIERPPNNQP, encoded by the coding sequence ATGCGGCGTCTCATTCTGATGCTGACCTGTTGCTGGCTCGCGACTGGCCTTGCCGCGTGTGACTACACGGTGCGGCAGGCCGCGATCGTCGCGCCCGTCGACGCCGGCGGCCCGGATCCGGTGCAGGAGCCGACCGACGTCAAATATTATCCGTCGGACGAGCCGGTGCGGCTGGGGCTGGAGCACTTCAATCGCGGCAATTACGGCATCGCCAACCGTTATTTTCGTGATGGCGTCGAGAAGTCGCCGAAGGATCTGACCGCCTGGATGGGTCTTGCGGCGAGCTACGACCGCCTGCGCCGCTTCGATCTCGCCGACCAGGCCTACGCGCAGGCAGTCCGCCTCGGCGGCGAGACCGTCCAGCTCCTGAACGATCAGGGCTACTCCTACATGCTGCGCGGCAATTTGTCGGCGGCGCGCCGCAAGTTCGAGAAGGCCTATGCGCTCGACCCCGGCAATCCCGTCATCGCCAACAATCTCGAGCTGCTCAACGGCAGCCGGCGCTTCATCGAGCGCCCGCCGAACAACCAGCCCTGA
- a CDS encoding AraC family transcriptional regulator, whose product MGTVGQNYVRLVGGDLVSSVITDTPSMRIEILRRETIGRMHWHFRQPELSLFWFGKGAERLRATIDGRPVERRFSGKSKLAIFPAAIEIEGEWNVGPTLDYTVVFLNPSFVGERLQHAITNCTIAFEHDGLTRGLAELCREATSPDNVFSLMAEGWSIQALAHISRISDRSHQPSNKLRGGLSGRSLRSVEEYVRENLTQPISLAELSEIAGLSKRHFLRAFQESVGLTPYNYVLSLRIEEAKRRLSATEDNIVDVALATGFNDAQHFSTSFKKATGITPSGFRQRCLS is encoded by the coding sequence ATGGGAACCGTCGGTCAGAACTACGTTCGGTTGGTTGGCGGCGATCTCGTGTCATCCGTCATCACCGATACCCCGAGCATGCGGATCGAAATTCTTCGCAGGGAGACGATCGGGCGCATGCACTGGCATTTTCGTCAGCCCGAGCTGTCGTTGTTCTGGTTCGGAAAGGGGGCCGAACGTCTAAGAGCGACGATTGACGGACGTCCGGTTGAGCGGCGATTTTCCGGGAAGTCGAAGCTGGCCATCTTTCCTGCCGCAATCGAGATCGAAGGTGAGTGGAACGTCGGACCGACCCTCGATTACACCGTGGTATTCTTAAACCCATCTTTTGTGGGCGAACGCCTGCAGCACGCGATCACGAACTGCACGATCGCTTTTGAGCACGATGGACTGACGCGTGGCCTCGCCGAACTTTGCCGCGAAGCGACCTCGCCGGACAATGTTTTCAGCCTCATGGCGGAGGGGTGGTCGATCCAGGCGCTGGCTCATATTTCTCGCATCAGCGATCGAAGTCATCAGCCGTCCAACAAACTGCGCGGCGGTTTATCGGGCCGAAGCCTACGGAGTGTTGAGGAGTATGTGCGTGAGAACCTTACTCAGCCCATATCTCTCGCGGAACTCTCCGAAATCGCCGGGCTGAGCAAGCGGCACTTCCTGCGCGCATTTCAGGAAAGCGTCGGCTTGACGCCGTACAACTACGTGCTCTCGCTTCGGATCGAGGAGGCGAAGCGACGGCTCTCGGCAACGGAAGACAACATTGTCGATGTAGCCCTTGCGACCGGTTTCAACGACGCCCAGCATTTCTCGACGAGTTTCAAGAAGGCGACCGGCATCACTCCCTCGGGGTTCCGTCAGCGTTGCCTGTCATAG
- a CDS encoding ABC transporter substrate-binding protein gives MATSFKGYVLVGLAGAIGLAASAGVPTYAQEKGAIKIGLMLPYKGVYAVPAESIDRGFQIALEEFGNKSNGRPIEIVRADDELTPSVGVQRFNKFVQSDKVDLVAGVVGSNVGIAISELADKNKMPMVFVNAFADEITGKFCSPYIARTSFSANGFEYASGKYWASKGIKTAVTMGPDYSAGRAFIGGFKRGFEDNGGKVIEEIWTPFQKTKDYSAALTQAANSGAQIIYAFYAGAEAIQVVKQHADFGLRTKIPLIGDHWVYDEALWPALGDLALNAQHVATHYPSIETEVNQKFVKAYNAKYKQDPDVSAALGYDNGKAIMLTLEKLGGEMPQDRAKFISTMRDLTFDSPRGKIKFNAQNSALLEKVYVVEIVKGPDGKMQRKPLDQFPGAGDLPGCTKSF, from the coding sequence ATGGCAACTTCTTTCAAGGGATATGTGCTTGTGGGGCTCGCCGGGGCGATCGGTCTCGCAGCATCGGCCGGCGTGCCGACCTACGCGCAGGAGAAGGGCGCCATCAAGATCGGTCTGATGCTGCCGTACAAGGGCGTCTATGCAGTTCCGGCGGAAAGCATCGATCGCGGCTTTCAAATCGCACTGGAAGAGTTCGGCAACAAGAGTAACGGTCGTCCCATCGAGATTGTCCGCGCGGACGACGAGTTGACGCCGAGCGTGGGCGTTCAGAGATTCAACAAGTTCGTTCAGTCGGACAAGGTCGACCTGGTTGCCGGTGTCGTCGGTTCGAATGTCGGCATTGCCATCTCGGAGCTTGCCGACAAGAACAAAATGCCGATGGTGTTCGTAAACGCTTTCGCGGACGAGATCACCGGCAAGTTCTGCAGCCCATACATCGCCCGCACCTCTTTCAGCGCCAACGGATTTGAATATGCCTCCGGCAAGTACTGGGCAAGCAAGGGGATCAAGACCGCCGTGACGATGGGGCCTGATTACTCTGCGGGCCGCGCATTCATCGGGGGGTTCAAGCGCGGCTTCGAAGACAACGGCGGAAAGGTTATCGAGGAAATCTGGACACCGTTCCAGAAGACAAAGGATTACAGCGCCGCATTGACGCAGGCTGCCAACTCCGGCGCGCAAATCATCTACGCATTCTATGCAGGCGCGGAAGCAATCCAGGTCGTCAAGCAGCACGCCGATTTCGGCCTTCGCACCAAGATTCCGCTTATTGGCGATCACTGGGTCTACGACGAGGCGCTGTGGCCCGCACTCGGCGATCTGGCGCTCAATGCCCAGCACGTCGCCACGCATTACCCCAGCATCGAAACCGAGGTGAATCAGAAGTTCGTCAAGGCCTATAACGCAAAGTACAAGCAGGATCCCGACGTGAGCGCGGCGCTTGGTTACGACAACGGCAAGGCCATCATGCTCACTCTCGAAAAGCTCGGCGGCGAGATGCCGCAAGACCGCGCGAAGTTCATTTCGACCATGCGAGACCTGACGTTCGATTCGCCACGCGGGAAGATCAAGTTCAACGCGCAGAACAGCGCATTGCTTGAGAAGGTCTATGTGGTCGAGATCGTCAAGGGCCCCGACGGCAAGATGCAGCGTAAGCCGCTGGACCAGTTTCCTGGCGCTGGCGATCTGCCGGGTTGCACGAAATCGTTCTGA
- a CDS encoding branched-chain amino acid ABC transporter permease: MIQLLNGVQLSMLVFLLAVGLTLIFGLMNILNLAHGAFFTMGAYFGLVVANNTGSFWLALLVGPLLPFAAGFILQFFVLQPLAQRGRSTHLDLALLTFGLLFATAGAVEYIFGSAFHSIVTPDVLMGRVALLGIEYPIYRLFIIAIGIVIAVGLILVIDRTLVGATLRAGVDNREMVTALGININVLFALVFGFGSALAGFAGVVSAPVMSIYSSMGIGIVVTTFVVVVVGGLGNLKGSFYASLIVGMTDTFAQAYLPEAELFAIYILLIAVMIFRPQGLFGAVGRVA; the protein is encoded by the coding sequence ATGATTCAACTTCTCAACGGCGTGCAGTTGAGCATGTTGGTGTTCCTTCTCGCCGTCGGCCTTACATTGATCTTCGGGCTGATGAACATTCTCAATCTGGCTCACGGCGCCTTCTTTACGATGGGGGCCTATTTCGGGTTGGTCGTCGCCAACAACACGGGTTCGTTCTGGCTCGCGCTGCTCGTTGGTCCGCTGCTCCCGTTCGCGGCCGGTTTCATCCTGCAGTTCTTCGTGCTGCAGCCCCTGGCGCAGCGCGGCCGCTCGACGCATCTCGATCTTGCGTTGCTGACGTTTGGCCTGCTGTTCGCCACCGCCGGCGCAGTCGAGTATATCTTTGGATCGGCGTTTCACAGCATTGTCACGCCTGATGTCCTGATGGGCCGTGTCGCCTTGCTGGGAATTGAATATCCGATCTATCGGCTATTCATCATCGCAATTGGCATCGTCATCGCCGTCGGGCTCATCCTGGTGATCGATCGCACCCTGGTCGGGGCCACGCTGCGGGCCGGGGTCGACAACCGCGAGATGGTCACGGCGCTCGGCATCAACATCAATGTCTTGTTCGCGCTGGTATTCGGGTTCGGTTCCGCGCTAGCCGGATTTGCCGGCGTCGTCTCGGCGCCGGTTATGAGCATCTACTCCAGCATGGGCATCGGAATTGTCGTCACGACCTTTGTGGTCGTGGTGGTGGGCGGCCTCGGCAATCTCAAGGGGTCGTTCTACGCCTCGCTTATCGTCGGCATGACGGATACATTTGCTCAGGCCTATCTTCCGGAAGCCGAGCTGTTTGCAATCTACATCCTTCTGATAGCTGTGATGATCTTTCGCCCGCAGGGCCTTTTCGGCGCGGTCGGGAGGGTTGCATGA